One window from the genome of Amaranthus tricolor cultivar Red isolate AtriRed21 chromosome 9, ASM2621246v1, whole genome shotgun sequence encodes:
- the LOC130823400 gene encoding uncharacterized protein LOC130823400 gives MSICLSPVELVFDLTRNILTLKISNVEIVNQFIDYNTSRDLWQGIENLLNSGRDELQIYDMSSTAATLRQGNSTIETYFGKLSMLWKEIDRRMPNPMTCPQDITAFNNFIQRQRLYQFLLGINENLDKERRDLLHMDPLPTVDIAYATRREISRRKIMTGVSSPGIDPLEIGSGLAMKNKNFPRNRESDDRKKLRCSHCGGSRHTKEGCFKLVGYPDWWDDLQKRKAATKALAHRTGGKAHLATADHPSEITSSYSGMDLEKREAAMTEQGTSKRKEEREMRETATQKGEGKGSLITLLNPP, from the coding sequence AAATCGTCAATCAATTCATTGATTATAATACTTCTCGAGATTTATGGCAAGGGATTGAAAATCTCTTAAACAGTGGACGCGATGAACTTCAAATCTACGATATGAGTTCGACGGCCGCCACCTTAAGGCAAGGAAACAGTACCATTGAAACGTACTTTGGAAAACTCAGTATGTTATGGAAGGAAATTGATAGACGTATGCCCAACCCCATGACTTGCCCTCAAGATATCACAGCATTCAATAACTTTATACAGAGACAAAGGTTATATCAATTTCTTCTCGGAATAAACGAGAACCTTGATAAAGAAAGAAGAGACTTACTCCACATGGACCCTCTCCCAACAGTGGATATAGCCTATGCCACCAGACGGGAAATCTCACGCCGGAAAATTATGACCGGCGTCTCATCACCGGGAATAGATCCCTTAGAGATTGGGTCGGGTCTagcaatgaaaaacaaaaacttcCCTCGCAACCGTGAAAGCGACGACCGGAAAAAACTCCGATGTAGCCACTGTGGAGGGTCACGACATACTAAGGAAGGTTGTTTCAAGCTAGTGGGATACCCCGATTGGTGGGATGACCTACAAAAGAGGAAGGCCGCCACCAAGGCACTGGCACAccggaccggcggcaaggccCACCTTGCAACTGCAGATCACCCCAGTGAGATCACATCATCATATTCAGGTATGGATTTGGAAAAAAGGGAGGCAGCCATGACTGAACAGGGAACAAGCAAAAggaaagaggagagagaaatgaGAGAAACGGCCACACAGAAAGGGGAAGGGAAAGGGTCACTTATAACCCTACTCAACCCACCTTAA